The Xanthomonas sontii genome contains a region encoding:
- a CDS encoding UDP-glucuronic acid decarboxylase family protein, which produces MDGAIPSPTTQAPPRALVAGGAGFVGAHLCERLLDDGYDVTVLDNLLTGSLDNIAHLLARPRFRFVAHDVVQPYQAKVDWVFNLACCASPVHYQARPLHTLQTCLEGAINLLEVARSNGATIFQASTSEVYGEPEVHPQREDYRGAVSPIGPRACYDEGKRCAEAAFFDYHRLYATDIKVGRIFNTYGPRMRNDDGRVVSNLIVQALRGQPLTLYGDGSQTRSFCYVSDLVEGIVQLMRSPRGWTGPVNLGNPHEITVAELAQRILALTGSSSRIVRRPIPKDDPTRRCPDIGLARRELGWEPRVALDEGLRSTIAWFQAHLHDIPDLEVERDCA; this is translated from the coding sequence ATGGATGGCGCAATTCCTTCCCCTACCACCCAAGCGCCACCGCGCGCGTTGGTCGCCGGCGGTGCCGGCTTCGTCGGCGCGCATCTGTGCGAGCGTCTGCTGGACGACGGTTACGACGTCACCGTGCTGGACAACCTGCTGACCGGTTCGCTGGACAACATCGCGCACCTGCTGGCGCGTCCGCGTTTCCGCTTCGTCGCCCACGACGTAGTGCAGCCGTATCAGGCCAAGGTCGACTGGGTGTTCAACCTGGCCTGCTGCGCTTCGCCGGTGCATTACCAAGCGCGTCCGCTGCATACCCTGCAGACCTGCCTGGAAGGTGCGATCAACCTGTTGGAGGTGGCGCGCAGCAATGGCGCGACCATCTTCCAGGCCTCCACCAGCGAGGTCTACGGCGAGCCGGAAGTGCATCCGCAGCGCGAGGACTATCGCGGCGCGGTCAGCCCGATCGGCCCGCGCGCCTGCTACGACGAGGGCAAGCGCTGCGCCGAAGCGGCGTTCTTCGACTATCACCGCCTGTATGCCACCGACATCAAGGTCGGGCGCATCTTCAACACCTACGGGCCGCGCATGCGCAACGACGACGGCCGGGTGGTGTCCAACCTGATCGTGCAGGCGCTGCGCGGGCAACCGCTGACCCTGTACGGCGACGGCAGCCAGACCCGCTCGTTCTGCTACGTCTCCGATCTGGTCGAGGGCATCGTGCAACTGATGCGCAGCCCGCGTGGCTGGACCGGTCCGGTCAACCTCGGCAACCCGCACGAGATCACCGTGGCCGAACTGGCGCAGCGCATCCTCGCGCTGACCGGCTCGTCCTCGCGCATCGTGCGCCGGCCCATCCCCAAGGACGATCCGACCCGGCGTTGTCCGGACATCGGCCTGGCGCGGCGCGAGCTCGGCTGGGAACCGCGGGTGGCGCTGGACGAGGGCCTGCGCAGCACCATCGCCTGGTTCCAGGCGCATCTGCACGACATCCCGGACCTGGAGGTGGAACGTGACTGTGCATGA